From the genome of Virgibacillus proomii, one region includes:
- a CDS encoding serine hydrolase domain-containing protein, whose product MFQTIHTTLERIQFNGAVYIEKGNNESLHLTLGFADMNDSVPITKNTLFNIASLSKMYTSVMILQLIEKNLISFEDKLTKWFRTKNFQNVTIKHLLTHTSGIPEYIDNLSFQEDIEGILYNKEPYFPPGCGWLYTNTNYVLLAKIIEQTSEYSYEDYLQKMIANPLQLPYTTTKPRSEQLAIGKLFDYIHNKYIPLSEDPIFKDIDKKYNFYGDGGIYSTAKEIAKFLKGFIQGRLVSLELVKRALTPTPLNNKYGYGFIIQENSFGHSGGWPGYSSHCLCSLTNETMTILLTNEEISPFYEQQILAFLKQSQDSKEPNAPKHPRITLANNSDHIEGIYQLSDEYQTRFTIKRDINFHIISFDDQHNTHLFKVKPDLYWIRNTMSYINMANGIFIDEGIEVPFNKQ is encoded by the coding sequence ATGTTTCAAACCATTCATACTACACTTGAAAGAATACAATTCAATGGTGCTGTCTATATAGAGAAGGGTAACAACGAGAGCTTACATTTAACATTAGGCTTTGCAGATATGAATGATTCAGTACCTATTACAAAAAATACATTATTTAACATCGCTTCTTTGAGTAAAATGTACACTTCTGTGATGATACTACAGTTAATAGAAAAAAATTTAATTAGTTTTGAAGATAAGCTGACAAAATGGTTTCGTACTAAAAACTTTCAAAATGTGACCATTAAACATTTACTAACCCATACATCTGGTATTCCAGAGTATATAGATAACTTATCATTTCAAGAAGATATTGAAGGGATCTTATATAATAAAGAACCTTATTTTCCGCCAGGGTGTGGTTGGCTTTATACTAATACAAACTATGTCTTGCTAGCTAAAATTATTGAACAAACAAGTGAATACTCTTATGAGGATTATTTGCAAAAAATGATTGCCAATCCTTTGCAACTTCCATATACTACAACAAAGCCAAGGTCTGAACAACTCGCTATCGGTAAACTATTTGATTATATCCATAACAAATACATTCCTTTATCAGAAGATCCTATTTTTAAAGATATTGATAAAAAATATAACTTTTATGGTGATGGTGGTATTTATTCTACAGCGAAGGAGATTGCCAAATTTTTAAAAGGGTTTATACAAGGTAGATTGGTATCGCTTGAACTTGTAAAACGCGCATTAACTCCTACTCCTTTAAATAACAAATATGGCTATGGCTTTATAATTCAAGAGAATTCGTTTGGTCATTCGGGTGGATGGCCTGGTTATTCTTCACATTGTTTATGTTCTTTGACAAATGAAACAATGACTATTCTCTTAACGAATGAAGAAATAAGCCCTTTTTATGAGCAACAAATATTAGCGTTCTTAAAGCAATCTCAAGACAGTAAAGAACCTAATGCTCCAAAACATCCCCGTATTACGTTAGCAAACAATAGTGATCATATAGAGGGAATTTATCAACTTTCTGATGAATATCAAACGCGTTTTACGATTAAACGAGATATAAACTTCCATATTATATCTTTTGATGATCAACACAATACTCACTTATTTAAAGTGAAGCCTGATCTCTATTGGATACGAAATACAATGAGTTATATCAATATGGCAAACGGAATTTTTATTGATGAAGGTATCGAAGTACCATTTAATAAACAGTAG
- a CDS encoding DoxX family protein produces MIILSIVLQIILGLGFLMFGIQKLISKNMKKGFNYFGYSNSFRIFTGIFEIASAITISIGIWIKPLAIIGSLMIIVTMIGAIFTHIKMKDSFNKMSIPLVLLVLGSIVTIINLL; encoded by the coding sequence GGATTAGGATTTTTAATGTTTGGGATTCAAAAATTAATATCAAAAAATATGAAGAAAGGATTTAATTATTTTGGGTATAGTAATAGCTTCCGTATATTTACTGGAATTTTTGAAATAGCGTCAGCCATTACTATTAGTATTGGAATCTGGATCAAGCCATTAGCGATAATAGGGAGTTTGATGATCATCGTTACAATGATAGGTGCAATATTTACACATATTAAAATGAAAGATTCCTTTAACAAAATGTCAATACCACTCGTTTTATTAGTCCTTGGATCAATTGTAACCATAATAAATTTACTATAA
- a CDS encoding MarR family winged helix-turn-helix transcriptional regulator: MGLYEQVKQINESDYAINRLIYKHYKKYLASNITTQQAVLLDIVYYAKKINVGEIALEMNISSSAVSQLIAKMEKKQFIHRSINPENRREIFITLGSKGWEYFKKQEHVERAVADRLFSKLTFSELNELERITKKLKKIALKEFV; the protein is encoded by the coding sequence TTGGGACTTTATGAACAAGTGAAACAAATTAATGAATCTGATTATGCCATTAATCGTCTCATTTACAAACACTATAAAAAATATTTAGCTAGTAATATTACTACGCAACAAGCTGTTCTGTTAGATATTGTTTATTATGCTAAAAAAATCAATGTAGGTGAGATTGCTTTAGAAATGAACATTAGTTCTAGTGCTGTCAGTCAGCTTATTGCTAAGATGGAGAAAAAACAGTTCATTCATCGTTCGATTAACCCTGAAAATCGTCGTGAAATTTTTATCACATTAGGTAGTAAAGGGTGGGAGTATTTTAAGAAACAAGAGCATGTTGAGCGAGCTGTCGCTGACCGTTTATTTTCTAAATTGACTTTCTCAGAACTTAATGAACTGGAACGAATTACAAAGAAACTAAAAAAGATTGCTTTAAAAGAGTTCGTGTGA